One genomic segment of Capricornis sumatraensis isolate serow.1 chromosome X, serow.2, whole genome shotgun sequence includes these proteins:
- the LOC138071674 gene encoding protein EOLA1-like: MKFSCLSSRQPSTGFVLNSVKILEMWWQPILCSHWHCILAAHIAHRDWEDASWRELLEQMLGMSPAQIQALLWDGDKFGHGVIMGLVDIGDTLLCPENIGHDEVKELENQALLPALGQKYLTVLTNPCWLLQPILGWAGKDMFQVDIPEHLIPFVRRPVQTGFLRGSESLQGFDLYENMMSPLVLALLGLGG, encoded by the exons ATGAAGTTCAGCTGTCTGTCCTCCCGACAGCCTTCCACGGGTTTCGTCTTAAACAGTGTCAAGATCCTGGAAATGTGGTGGCAGCCCATCCTATGCAGCCACTGGCACTGTATCCTGGCAGCCCACATCGCACACCGGGACTGGGAGGACGCATCCTGGCGGGAGCTGCTGGAGCAGATGCTGGGGATGAGCCCCGCCCAGATACAGGCCTTGCTGTGGGATGGGGACAAGTTCGGCCATGGAGTGATCATGG GTCTGGTGGACATTGGGGACACTTTGCTGTGCCCAGAAAACATAGGTCATGACGAGGTGAAGGAGCTGGAGAATCAAGCCCTGCTACCAGCTCTGGGACAGAAGTACCTGACTGTGCTTACCAACCCCTGCTGGCTGCTGCAGCCCATCCTGGGGTGGGCTGGAAAGGACATGTTCCAGGTGGACATCCCCGAGCACCTGATCCCCTTTGTCAGGAGGCCTGTCCAGACTGGGTTCTTAAGAGGAAG CGAGAGTCTCCAGGGCTTTGACCTTTACGAAAACATGATGTCGCCACTCGTTTTGGCCCTGCTGGGTCTGGGCGGTTGA